The genomic interval GCACTTTGATCGCCGGCATCCACGTCGCGCCGCCGGCGCCGAGCGCTTCGCTCGCGTTCACGCGCACCGCTGGCCCGAGCGCCTCGAGATTGTTCAGGAAGAAGATCGGGCTTTCGTTGAAACGGAAGTTCTTCAACGACTTGGTCACCTTGCCGTTCTCAATCAAGAACGTGCCGTCGCGCGTGAGGCCCGTGTAAAGAATCGAGCGCGGGTCGGTGGCGCGGATGTACCAGAAGCGCGTGCACAAGATGCCGCGTTCGGTGCTGCGAATCATCTCGGGCACATTCGACATACCGCCGAGCATGCGGAGCGAGCGCCCGCCGCCTCCACCACCGCCTCCGCCGCCACCTCCACCGCCGCCGCCACCACCACCGCCAGAACGCGTGGGCTTCACGCCCTGCTTTTGCGCCCAGAAGCGATCGTAGTTGAGGTTCTTGACGATGCCGTTCTCAATCCAGACCACTTTCTCGAGTGGCGCGCCATCTTCATCGTAGCCGCCGCCGGTGCTCGGCGAGTCGGCGGGATCGCTCATAAGCGTGACGCGATCGTCCACGACTTTCATGCCGATCTTGTTGCCACCGCCCTGGCGGGAGAAGAACGAACGTCCTTCGTCGGCCGAGCGCGCTTGCATGGCACCGGCGATCATCTGCACAAGATTGCCAACGGCCGTGGGTTCGAGAATCGTCACGTAGCGGCCGGGCTCAATAGCCACGGGGCTGCGCGACTGTTGTGCTTTTTCGCTTGCGGTCATGCCCACGCGTTCGGCGTCGATATCGGCAAACGAATCACCGTCGGAGCAGGCCCATCCGGAGCCGGTGCCGTCGGTGGTGCGCACCGTCGCGGTCATCGTGACGACGGAGCTTGAGTCGTACGCGAACAAGCCCTTGGAGTTGGCGAGGGCGCTGGCGCCGGCGCGGCACTCAATAAAGCCGGTCGCTACGAGTCCAGCGGCGCGCGCGCGTTCCGTCACCTTCTTGGCAGCGGCGGCGCGTTCGCTCGGGCTCGGCATTCCAATCGCCCGATCTTTTGGCGCGGGGTACTGATAATCCTGCGTGCCGAGTTCCGGCATACGCTCCGGATTCGGCGGCACGAGCTTGGCGATTTCGTGCGCCTGCTTGGCGGCCGCGGCGAGTGAGGCGTCGTCCAACCGATTGGTGACGGCGCTCGCGGCGCGGTTGCCGACGAACGCGGTGATGGTGACCGTGGTGTCACGGTTCTCGCCGCTGGTGGTCACTTGGTTCACGGCAAAGCGTGTGTCGCCGCGCGCCGAGCTGTTGACGGTGACGCGCGTTTCCTCCGCTGGGGAGAGCTTGAGCACGCGTTGCGTGAGCGCTTCGGCCTCGGCGCGCGAGAGCACACCGGTGGGGGCGAAGAGCGATTTCGGGGCAGAGAAGTCGCTCATGCGCGCCGTCCCGTGTTGATGATGTTGACCTGCGTGAAGTGCGCGGGGACGCAACCGTGACTCACCGAGTTGCTCTGGCCTGGCTGTCCCTTGGCGTCGCCGAAGGCGCCGCCTAAGTGGTAGCTGCGCGGGCCGCCGATGCGGTCCATGGATTTCCAGAAGAGCGGAGTTTGGAACTGATACGCGACGTCCTTGAGCATGCCGACGATCTTGCCGCCTTTCACTTCGTAGAACACTTGGCCGGCGAACTGGCCGTTGTAGCGCTGCTGATCAATGGAGAAGGAGCCGTCGCCGACGATGGCGATCCCCTTGTCCATTGAGGCGATCATGCTGTCCCACGTGTCGTCGTTCTTGCCCGGTTGCAGTGAGACATTGGGCATGCGCTGGAACTGCACGTCGCTCCAGCTCTGTGCGTACGAGCAGCCGTACGAGCGCACGGGTTTGCCGACTTTCTTGTAATACCAATCGAGCATCGTGGCTTGTTCGCGCGTGGTCTGGTAATCCACGAAGAGGCCGTTTTTGATGATGTCGAACTTCACGGGCTGTACGCCTTCGTCATCCCACTTGACGGCGCCGAGCGAGCCCGGCTGGTCGCGGTCGCCGACGATGTTCATCACG from Gemmatimonadota bacterium carries:
- a CDS encoding TldD/PmbA family protein, yielding MSDFSAPKSLFAPTGVLSRAEAEALTQRVLKLSPAEETRVTVNSSARGDTRFAVNQVTTSGENRDTTVTITAFVGNRAASAVTNRLDDASLAAAAKQAHEIAKLVPPNPERMPELGTQDYQYPAPKDRAIGMPSPSERAAAAKKVTERARAAGLVATGFIECRAGASALANSKGLFAYDSSSVVTMTATVRTTDGTGSGWACSDGDSFADIDAERVGMTASEKAQQSRSPVAIEPGRYVTILEPTAVGNLVQMIAGAMQARSADEGRSFFSRQGGGNKIGMKVVDDRVTLMSDPADSPSTGGGYDEDGAPLEKVVWIENGIVKNLNYDRFWAQKQGVKPTRSGGGGGGGGGGGGGGGGGGGGRSLRMLGGMSNVPEMIRSTERGILCTRFWYIRATDPRSILYTGLTRDGTFLIENGKVTKSLKNFRFNESPIFFLNNLEALGPAVRVNASEALGAGGATWMPAIKVREFTFSSLSDAV